The region GCCAGCAGGCCGAGCAGGCCGTCCAGGCCCTTGCGGCTGCAGCCGTGGCCGAAGAACAGCAGCCGCAGCTCCGCCGCCTCCCGCGCCGGCAGGCCCGCCGGCTCCCGCCGCGGCATGTCGGGGTGGGCAAGCAGGTTGGGACTGCCGGGCAGCAGCACCACCCGCTCGCGGGAGGCGTCCAGCAGCTCCTCCAGGGCCCAGGCCAGGTGGCGGTCCCGCGCCACGATGCGGTCCACCTCCCCGTAGAGCAGCCGGTAGAGGGGCATCACCAGCCAGCGCCGCTCGTGGGGCAGGATGTTGTGGGGGGTGTAGACCACCCGCACGCCGCGGCGCCGGGCCCAGCGGGTAAAGGCGATGGCCGCCGGCGCGCTGCCCACCCACTGCAGGTGCACGATTTCCGGTGCAAAGGCGCGCACCGCCCGCGCCAGGCAGCGCCAGCCGCGCCAGCCCGAGGCCAGGCAGGCGGCCTTGGGGAAGGGCATCTCCCAGGCCGCCAGCTCATCCCGATCGCCGGTGAGCAGGCGCACCTGGTGGCCGGCCTGGTGCAGGCCCAGGGCCAGCGCGTGGGCGTAATGGCACAGGAAGCCGCGCCCCGATGCCTCCGCCAGCAGGATGCGCATGGCCGCTCTCCTCACAGCCCCGAGGCTTTGCGGAAATCCGCGTTGTAGTCGAGCTTCTTCGGCTCGCGCCGGTTCAGCTCGGCCAGTGCCCGCAGTTGGCGGCGCTCGGCGACCGCCGCGAGATCCGTCCACAGGAGTTGCCCGCTGAAGCCGAGCAGCTGCCGGTAGAAGGGCTGCATGGCGGCAGCGGCGGCCCGCCGGCACCAGCCCGGCACCCAGGGGCCGATCTCCTCCAGCAGGAATGACTCACGCTGCTGCCGCCAGCGCGTCGCCGCGTCCGTATCCGCCCGCTCCAGGGCCTCGGCCTCGGCCCCGGCCAGCACCCCCACGAAGGCCAGCAGGGTGCCCACGTGGTCCGGAAACTCGCCGCTCTGGCGGCGCTGCCAGTCCCAGCCCGCGGCCCGGTAGGCCGCCATGGCCCGGTCGGCCGGCTCGCGGAACATGCACCCGGTCTCGAACACCGAGGCGAACGGGCTCACGCCTCCCGGCGCCACGAACAGCACCGTGTACTCCTCCGCCAGCGCCTCCAGCAGCGGCACGGCCGGGGCCTGCAGCAGCTCGGCATCCAGGGTCAGGCCGACCGCGGCCAGAGGCCCGGCGAGGGTGCCCCGCAGCAGTCCCAGCAGCGCCTCGTCCACCTCCTCCTCCAGGCAGCGGCCCACCAGCCCATAGAGCGCGGCCTGGGCCCGGCACTCGGCCAGCCGCTCCTCCTCCCCGGCCCCGGAGGGCCGGGTCTTCCGCACCGTCTGTGTCCGGGTCATCGCTTCACTCCTCACTCCTCACTCCTCCCGCCTCACCCTTCACCCCTCACAATCCACTCAGTGGCTGCCGCCATGCAGCTCGGGCCTGGGAAGGTTGTCCCAGTCCACATCCACCTCCTGGTGGTTGGCCCGGTGCAGGTCGCCGGTGTAGGCGTAGCGCAGGGTCTCCTCGTAGTCCTTCAGGGACTGCTCCACGCTGGCCTTCACGTCGCCGTACTGATCGCCCGCCTCGGCCTTGCTCACGCTCACCACCGTGTCGAACCAGCCCTGGGAGCCGCCGATGGGGTCCACCGCCAGGCGGATGATGGGGTTCGGGTGAACCCCCTTGTCGTTCCACCAGACGTTGTTGGTGATGTCCGGGTCACCGCCCTGGGCCCACTCGGCGGCCTGCTCCCGGTTCCTGAGCTGGGCCAGCCGGCCGTAGGCGGCGTGGCCGCAGGCGGTGGAGACGGCGATGACCTCGGGATGGATGCCCTCGGTCACGTGGGCGCGGGTGACGAGGTAGCCCAGCGGCGAGGTGATGCGGATCAGATCCCCGTCGCCGATGCCCCTTGCCGCCGCGGCCTTCGGCCCGATCCAGGCCGGGTTCTTGTGATAGAGCTCGGCCAGGTACTTGATGGAGGCGGTGCGGCTCTGGGTGTGCACGTTCACCTTGTAGGTGACCAGCACCATCTCGCTCGGCTTCTTGTCGCGGGAGGGCAGCCGCTTGTAGACCGGCAGCGGGTTGAAGCCGTACTTCCTGAACCCCTCCTTGTAGATCTCGATGCGCCGCGAGGGGGTGCCGAAGCCCACGCAGTTGCGCCCGTTCACCTGCACGCCGATGGCGTGCCCGTCCTTGCGGATGGTGCCGTCGGCGTCCACCTCGGCGGCGGCCATCTCCGCGGGCGAGAGCTCCTTGGTGTGGAGGCCGTACTCCGGCTCCACCTCGTCGCCGTTCTTGTCCACGATGCGGGCCGTACCGGGGTCCACCTTGCCGTAGACGGGCCACACCCCCTTGGCCTTCATGTAATCCCAGCCGCCCGCCTCCTTCAGGCCGGGGATGTTGTCGAGGTGGGCGCGCATCCACGCCTCCACCGTCTCGAAGGCGAAGTACCTGCGCACGCCGAGGTCCCCGTCCGGGTCCACCTTGCGGGCCACGTCGATGAGCGTCTGGCGGAACTCCTGGGTCCCGCCGAGGGGCTTCACCACCGGCTGGCGGATGGAGAGGCAGGGATAGAGGCCGCTCGGCATCGACTCCGGATCGTGGCGCTCCAGGTAGGTGACATCCGGGATGATCAAATCGGAGAGCTCGGTGGTCTCGGACATGTAGGGGCTGAAGGAGACCAGGAAGGGCACCTGCGACTCGTCGCTCAGGAAGTGCTTCCAGACATGGCTGGAGGGGTAGGTGTAGACCGGATTGTCGTAGTAGGTCATCCACACCGACACCTTCGCCTCGCCCTTCATGATCATGTAGGGGGCGTGGGTGGAGACGTGGTGGGAGGCCAGCGGGTAGTCCGGCGGGGCGGCGATGTTGCTGGCCGCCTCCGGCTGCGGCGGCACCGGCTCGGGCTGCGGCCAGCCCATGCCCCGCGGCAGGCAGTAGCCGCCGCGCTTCTCCACGTTGCCGGTGATGACGTTGAGCATGTGGATGGCCGCCTCCTGGTAGGCGCCCCAGAGATGCTTGCAGGGCCCGCGGTAGGAGAAGGTGGTGGCCGGCTTGGTGGTGGCGAACTCGCGGGCGATGCGGCGGATGGCGGCGGCCGGCACGCCCGACTCCTCCTCGGCGAACTCCGGCGTGTAGGGCTTCAGGTGCGCGATGAGCTCGGCCGCCGAGACGTTGGTCCAGTGCTCGACGAAGTCGGCGTCATGGAGCCCCTCGTTCATGATCACATGGGCCATGGCCAGCGCGATGGCCGCGTCGGTGCCCGGGTAGGGGTAGAAGGCCTCGTCGGCGAAGCCCGAGGTGTTGGACATGCGCACGTCGAAGCTGACCAGCTTGGCCTTGTTGCCCACCACGCCGTCCACCAGGCGCTGGGCGTTGGGATTCATGAAATAGGCGGTCTCCAGGATGTTGGAGCCGAAGTTGAGGATGTACTTGGTGTTGGCCCAGTCGCAGGACTCGATGTCCGGCCCCCAGGAGGGCTCCAGCCCCACCTTCTTGGAGGACTCGCAGATGTTGGTGTGGTTGAGCATGGCGCTGGAGCCGAGCGCGTGCATGAAGCGCTTCACCGCGCCGCCGGTGCGGTTGCGGCCCCACTTGAAGACGATCTCGTTGCGGATGGCCGGGTCGTGCTCGCGCTCGGCCCGCTCGATCACCTCGCGCAGCTTCTGCCCCAGCAGGGTGGTGGCCTCGTCGTAGGAGATGCGCTTCCACTTGCCCTCGCCGCGTTTCCCGGTGCGCAGCAGCGGGGTCATGATGCGGTCCGGATCGTAGACGTGGAGGAAGCCCGAGTTGCCCTTGGCGCACAGCTTGCCGCGGGTGTTGGGGTGGTCCATGTTGCCCTCGAGCTTGACGATGCGGCCGTTCTCCACGTAGGCCACGCCGCCGTCCTCGATGTTGCACGCCAGGCAGGTGTAGGGCACCGCCTGGCGCTCGGCGCCGGTGGTGGCCGAGAAATCCTGTCCGCCGAGGGACTGCTCCATGGCCACGAGCCGGCGGCTGCCCAGGGCGAAGGTGCCTGCCGCCGCGCCGACGGCCGTGCCGAGCTTGATGAAGTCACGGCGGTTGATGTGTCCGAAGTCACTCATGGTCGTCTCTCCCCGAACCTGGAATCAGTAGTAGATCTGGGTCAGCTGGCCGGCGTGGATGAACACCGCGCGGAAGGTGTAGGCCCCCACCGCCGCCAGCACCGCCGCCAGGGTGAGCAGGGCCGGGTTGCGACCCAGCCGTGGCGTCGCCACGATGGCGAGCGGCGCCAGGATCCCCACCACGAAGGTCAGCCCCCAGTACTCCAGTCCGAAGCTGGTGTTGATAATCTGCCACGCCTGCTGCTGCTCCTCCGACCCGTACATCAGCACCACCCACTCGGCGAGGAACAGCGCCAGGGTCACCGCCAGCGCCAGGTAGAGGAAGGCGTGCAGGAACTCCACGGTCTGCGCGTTCATCTGCCCGCGCGCGAGCTGCACCACCGCCACCACCGCCGTGCCCGAGCTGATGGAGAGGATCACGAACAGCAGCGGAATGGTGGGATTGCTCCACAGTTCGCGGGCCTGGTTGACCATCAGGTCGAGGCCCGTGTAGAGAGGCATGGAGAGCGCCAGCAGGGCGCCCAGGATGCCGGTCAGGCGCATCAGCCCCGCCTGGTTCTTCAGCAATCCGTACAGGAAGCCGAGGATGCAGACGCCGAACAGGGGCAGGAACAGCGAGCCCCAGGACAGCGGCGAGGTCCAGTGGAAGTGGATGATGGGGTAGAGGAAGCGCCCCGGCTGGCCGAGATCCATGATCAGCAGCGGTCCGCAGACGGCGAGCAGAACGAGGCTGATCACCATCCCCAGCCGCTGGAACGGCTCCATGGAACGGGCCACACCGCCGAAGACATTGCCGAACACCGCCGGCGCCGCCGCATAGACGAACACCATGGCCGCGGTGCCGATCAGAAAGAAGTAGACGGGAATCTCGTGCCCCCAGGGGGCGATGTTGTATTCCATGAACTCGAACATGGAGAACCCTCCTCAGAGCACGCCGGAGAAGAACTTGCTGCCGCGGTTGTGGCGGTAGAAGGCTTCCGCGTCGGACCGCGCCGCATAGGACTCCGGCGCACTGAAGACCTGCTCGGTCATCACCCGCTCCGGCTTGATGTAGTAGACCTGGGGCGCGGTGCCCTTCTCGGGCTTGAGCACCACCACCTGGTGCTGGGCGACCAGGCGCGATACCTCGCTGTCGGGATCGTTGAGATCGCCGAAGATGCGCGAGCGGCCGAGGCAGGTCTGCACGCAGGCGGGCAGCAGCCCCTCCTCCACCCGGTGCTGGCAGAAGGTGCACTTGTCCACCACGCCGCCGATCTTCACCCGGTCCCGGTTGCCCGGCAGCACGTGACGGGCGTTGTAGGGGCAGGCGGCGATGCAGGTACGGCAGGCGATGCAGCGCTCGTAGCGCTGCAGCACGAAGCCGTCCTCGTGCTTGTAGGTGGCCTCGGTGGGGCAGTTGCGCACGCACGGCGGGTTGTCGCAGTGGTTGCACAGCCGCGGCATGAAGTGGCGCTTGGTGTTGGGGAAACGCCCCGTGTCCTTCACCTTGACGATGGTGCGCCAGACTCCGAGGGGCACGTCGTATTCGGCCTTGTCGGCACAGACACAGGCCATGCAGCCGATGCAGCGTCGCAGGTCGATGACCATGGCCCAGCGCTTCTTGCCGGGCATGCCCAAGGACGGCGGCGCCTGGAGACCCACAGGCATGTCGAATCCTCCCCTGACACAGTGTTGATTAGAGATCCGGGTCGGGTGATGGCATCAGCGCCTCACCGTCCTGCCGGACCAACAGTCCCGAAGCAACCATTGCAGGGGCCGTGCCAGCAGCGGTGATTGGATGGATTTCCCTTTGTTTACGAGGGGTTTTGACCGGCCACTGAAGCCGGAAGAGTTCCCATGGCATTTGCATGGTTACCGGGGGGTAACAACCACCCGGCAACCGGGGTTACCGGATGGTGACGCCGCGACCGGGAGACGGAGTGTTGGGTGAAGGGAAACCGGCGCCGGGCTCATCAGCCGTCACCGTGAATGCGTGAGTGCGTGAGTGCGTGAGTGCGTGAATGGGTGGGTGCGTGGGTGCGTGAATGGGTGGGTGGGTGCGTGGGTACGTGGGGTCCGATTAATCCGGCCGCAGGGTGCGGGACCCCGGCGCCGTCCCGCGGATGAATCCGGACCCGCTCAGGCATCCAGCACGCAGTAGAGGCGCACCCGGCCGTCATCGAGCGCGCACACCTTGAGCCGCGGCAGCAGCACCGCCTGGACGGGAAAGCGCTGCCGATGGCGGGCCGGGTCGTACCGCTCGCCGTAGGCCACGCCGGTGATCTTCAGCTGCCGCTTGCGGTGGCGCTCGTCCAGCTCGTCCACCTCCTCCAGGGAGCCGGTGACGAAGCGCTTGAACACGTAGCCGTCCACCTCCATGCGGTAGAGCAGCTCCGAGAGCAGTCCCACCACGGTGGTGGGAATATCGAAGCCGTACCAGGCCAGGGGAATCTCCTCGCGCTCCTCCACCCCCTCCTGCTCCCACATGAACAGGCACAGGGCCGCGGCGGCGGCGTCGAACATCCCGGTGTGATCACGGGCGACGATCTCCATGCCCACGCCGCCGTTGGGGTCCTCGCTGAAGCTGTAGTTCGCCATCGCTGCTCCTCTCCGGCGGGGTTTCAGCCGCCCGTCATGGACATCCGGCGCAGCACCTTCGCGGGCTGCTCGCGGAATTCGTGGCGCTCCGGCTTGAGGGCCATCGCCGCCCGCAACGCCTCCTCCAGCCCGGCGTCGGACACGCCGGCGCGGAGCAGCCGGCCGAGGGGATAGCTGTGCTCCTGCCCCAGGCACAGCAGGAGGTTGCCCGTCACGTCGAGGCGGACCCGGTTGCAGGTGGCGCAGAAGTGCTGCGACAGCGGGGTGATGAAGCCGATGCGGGCATCGGTGCCGTCGATGCGGTAGTAGCGGGCGGGACCGCCCCCGGGAGCGATGTCCGGAACCAGCGGGAGATGCCCAAGTATCCGCCGGCGCACCGTATCCAGGGCCAGGAAGCGTCCGGCCGCGGCGCGCCCCCCGTCACCCACGGGCATGGTCTCGATGAGACGCAGGGTCAGGTTCCGTTCCATGCAGTAGGCCACCAGGGAGGGGATTTCCCCATCGTTGACGCCCCGCATCACCACGGTGTTGATGCGGATGGGGGCCATCCCGGCGGTCCGGGCCGCCTCGATCCCCGCCAGGACCCGCGCCAGGTCCCCGCCGCCCGTTACCTCCCGGTAACGTCCGGGCTCGAGGGTATCGAGGCTGATGTTGACGCGCCCGACTCCCGCCTCCCGCAGCCGTGCCGCCATGGGCGCCAGCCGGATGGCGTTGGTGCTGAGGGACAGGTCCCCGATGCCCGGGAGAGCGGCCAGCCGTTCCGCCAGCCGGGGCAGATCGCGGCGCAGCAGCGGCTCGCCGCCGGTGAGCCGAACGCGCCGCACCCCCAGGCGGGCAAAAGCCGCCACGATGCGTTCCAGCTCCCCGAATCCGAGCCAGTCCGCCGGTTCGTGGTAATCCGTCCGGCCCGGGGGACGACAATAGGCGCAGCGGAGATCACAGCGGTCGGTGACCGACAGCCGCAGGTAATCGATGCCGCGGCCAAAGCGATCCGTGAGTCTCTCTGCGGCCATGCCAACCCCCCGTGTCTCCCGATGGGCACCGGGACTCCCACAGGAGTTTGCAAGATGCAGGCCAGGCGCCTACCGGTGGAGGACGACTAGGAGGGGGCGGGCTCGTCACCGGGGGCCGGCGCCCCGTCACCGTTGGCGGCCTCCTCGAGCCGCTCGCCCCGCACCGCCTTCTCCTGGCGCGGACCGAACCACACCACCAGGTCGCCGGCATCCGGCTTGAGGGGTTCATCCACGGCGCTGAAGCGCACCGCGCCGCTCTCCTTGATGAGTAGCACCATGATGGCCTCGGCGGGACACGCCGCCCGGCACGCCTCGAAGTCGAAGCTCTCGCTGAGCCGGGTCTTCTGGAAGGACCAGCCCCGGTACCAGTGGGCCAGCAGCTCCTCGTAGAGCGCCACCTCCGCCATGGCGTAGAGGCCGCGGGCGCTGCGCGCCACCTGGCGCGACTCGCGCTCCTCCACCCCCGGGGGCGGCAGCTGGAACACCCGGTTGCGCCCCAGCTCGGCGGCATAGCGGCTGCAGACCAGGGCGTTGTAGGCGTCGTTGTCGGTGGCCGCCAGCAGGGTGCCCACCTCGTTGAACTCGAGCGACTGCTCGGCCTGCTCGGAGAGCAGCTCGCCGTAGAAGACCCGGATACCCTCCAGGCGCGGGGTGCGCAGGCGGTGCCAGGAGCTGTCCACCAGGATCACCGGCACCTCCTGCTCATTGAGCACCCGCGCCAGCCCGGTGGTCCAGGGGTTGGCGCCCACGATGAGCACCCCGTTGCGGGACTTCGCGCTCAACTCCAGCCGCCGGGCCACCCAGGGCAGGCTGAAGCCGTGCACCACCACGGTGAGCAGGATGAGGGCGAACACCAGCGGCAGCAGTAGCTCCGCGCCCGGGTAGCCCTGGGCCTCCAGGGCCGGGCCGAAGACGCCGGCCACCGCCGCGGCCACCACGCCCCGGGGGGCCACCCAGGCCACCAGCAGCCGCTCGCGCGGGTCCATGCCGGCGCCCACGGTGGCGGCGTAGATGGCGAGCGGACGCACCAGCAGCAGCACCGCCGCCAGCAGCGCGGCGCTGCGCCAGTCGAGCTTCTGCAGGATGGCGGGATCGAGATCGGCGGTGAGCAGCAGGAACACCGCCGAGACCAGCAGGATGGCGATGTACTCCTTGAACCGGCGGATCTCCTCGATGCTCGGCAGGTTGAGGTTGCCGAGCACCACCCCGAGCAGGGTGGCGGCCAGCAGGCCCGCCTCCTCCAGCACCCCGTTGGCCAGGGCGTAGACGGCGAAGGCCGCCGCCAGGGCGAGCGGCCCCTTCAGGTACTCCGGCACCGCGCCGCGGCGGTAGGCCCAGCCCAGCAGCCACGCCACCCCGCCGCCCAGGGCGCAGGCCACGGCGAGCCCCAGGCCGAGCCGCAGCAGGATGTGGGAGAGCCCCCCGGACTCCGCCTGGACGAAATACTCGAAGGCGAGCACCGCGAGGATGGCGCCGGTGGGATCGTTCACGATCCCCTCCCACTTCAGGTAGGAGGCGGGGCGGCGCTTGAGCCGGGCCTGGCGCAGCAGGGGAATGATGACGGTGGGTCCGGTGACCACGATGATGGCGCCGAAGACCAGCGCCACCGGCCAGGCGAGGCCGCCGACGTAGTGGGCCGCCAGGGCGCCGAGCAGCAGGCTGAAGACCACGCCCAGGGTGATGAGCCGGCGCACCCCGGCGGCGGCCTGGCGCAGCTCGTGCAGGCGCAGGGACAGGCCGCCCTCGAACAGGATGGCGGCCACGCTCAGCTTGATGATGGGCTCCAGCGCCGCGCCCAGGTCGGCGCTGGGACGGATCCAGCCGGTCACCGGGCCGGCCAGCAGGCCGGCCAGGGTCAGCATCACGATGGCCGGCATGTGCAGGCGCCAGCCCAGCCACTGGGCGCCCATCCCCAGGACCGCGAGCAGCGCCAGGACCGGCGTCAGGTGCAGTTCCATGGTCTCCCCCGTCCCGCAGGGCCGGTTCAGGAGAGGCGGTCGGTCTCCTTCACGGCCGTTTCGTTTGCCTCAATCATCCGGGCTTCGGCCCGCCGGAGCAAGCGGCGGGACCGGCGCGCCGCCAGCCCGCCCCACTGGTGCAGGGCCAGCCCGGCCAGGATCAGCCCCGTGCCGGCGAGCACCTCCGGCCCCACCGGCTCGCCGTTCAGGCCGGCGCCGAGGAACAGGGCCAGCACCGGGGTGATCAGGGTCACCAGCGCCACCTTGGCCGCCTCCACGTGCTTGAGCACGTAGTAGTAGCAGATGAAGCCCACCACCGAGCCCATCAGCGCCAGGTAGGCGATGGAGAGCAGCGCCCGCCGCGGCAGGGCCGTCGGCCAGGCGTGGCCGGAGACCAGCGCCACCAGGACGAACAGGAGCGCCGCGACGCTCACCCCGCCGGCGGTCTGGGCCAGGGCCGGGACGCCGCTGCCGAGGCGCTTGACCCACACGGCGCTGGTGGCGTGGGCGAGCACCGCCAGGCACACCACCGCGATGCCCCACACCGCCCCCGGTCCGGCCGTGGCGCCGCGGGCGAAGATGATGGCGAGCCCCGCCAGGCCGGCCGCCATGCCCGCCAGCTTCACCGGCGTCAGGCTGCGCTCGCCCAGCCAGAACGCCGCCAGCACGGCGGTCACCATGGGGTTGAGGCCGAACAGCACCGAGATCCAGCCCGAGGGGATGAACTGGGCGGCCCAGTAGACCGAGAGCATGCCGCCGAAGATGCCCAGCCCCACCGCGAGGTAGGTGCGCCGGGCGCCGCGATCGAACGGCAGGCGCTGGCGCAGCAGGACCACCAGCGCCAGGCAGGCGAGGGCGCCGAGCGCCATGCGCGCGCTGACGCCGAACAGCCACCCGGGCCCCTCGCCGCTCCACTTGATGGCGAGCGGGGTGGTGGACCAGATGAGGATCACGCCGATGTAGGCGGCCGGAATGGACACGGGTCTCTCCCCGGGGCTCGGAAAAGCAAGAGGGCCGCAGATCCGGAAATCTGCGGCCCCCTCTGGATTCATGGTCGCCGGAGCGACGTCAGCTGCTTCAGGAATCCCGGCCGCAGGAAAAACCCGCACGGCGCATGGGGCGCCGGCGGCACGGGGCTTTCCTGATGACGGCAGTCGGGTTCATGGGACGAGTCTGCCCGTGGCCCCGAGCCGTTGTCAAGACAGCCAATGGCCGAGCCGGGCCAGGAACCGCTCGGCCTCGGCGTGGCCCGGGTAGCGGCGCTCGTCGCGGCGGAAGGCGGCGGTGTGGGCGCGCACCGTGCCACCCTCCACCCGGACGCCGTGATGCTTGTGCAGCAGTTCGTGGTAGAGGACGTAGGCCACCACGTGCTCGGGCACCTCGGCCCGGTCCAGCGCCGCGCTCACCACCACCCGGTCGTGCAGCGGATCGTAGTGACCGA is a window of Thioalbus denitrificans DNA encoding:
- a CDS encoding archease, encoding MANYSFSEDPNGGVGMEIVARDHTGMFDAAAAALCLFMWEQEGVEEREEIPLAWYGFDIPTTVVGLLSELLYRMEVDGYVFKRFVTGSLEEVDELDERHRKRQLKITGVAYGERYDPARHRQRFPVQAVLLPRLKVCALDDGRVRLYCVLDA
- a CDS encoding glycosyltransferase, whose product is MRILLAEASGRGFLCHYAHALALGLHQAGHQVRLLTGDRDELAAWEMPFPKAACLASGWRGWRCLARAVRAFAPEIVHLQWVGSAPAAIAFTRWARRRGVRVVYTPHNILPHERRWLVMPLYRLLYGEVDRIVARDRHLAWALEELLDASRERVVLLPGSPNLLAHPDMPRREPAGLPAREAAELRLLFFGHGCSRKGLDGLLGLLAGRSWPASLHLVVAGEGVLRGVEPALLEQVRRRLRLTVLDHYVEPVAVAGLFTGADLLLMPYVKQCRSPLLDLAAAFRLPVLRSDRVQGAAFWEGVHGVTVVHDDMPALAAALMGLVKGPERLVSMRRALAREGGVESAIHRLAAGHLHLYRQLAAVPGTTSAATAEVFDPGFDGSWRG
- a CDS encoding molybdopterin-dependent oxidoreductase, producing MSDFGHINRRDFIKLGTAVGAAAGTFALGSRRLVAMEQSLGGQDFSATTGAERQAVPYTCLACNIEDGGVAYVENGRIVKLEGNMDHPNTRGKLCAKGNSGFLHVYDPDRIMTPLLRTGKRGEGKWKRISYDEATTLLGQKLREVIERAEREHDPAIRNEIVFKWGRNRTGGAVKRFMHALGSSAMLNHTNICESSKKVGLEPSWGPDIESCDWANTKYILNFGSNILETAYFMNPNAQRLVDGVVGNKAKLVSFDVRMSNTSGFADEAFYPYPGTDAAIALAMAHVIMNEGLHDADFVEHWTNVSAAELIAHLKPYTPEFAEEESGVPAAAIRRIAREFATTKPATTFSYRGPCKHLWGAYQEAAIHMLNVITGNVEKRGGYCLPRGMGWPQPEPVPPQPEAASNIAAPPDYPLASHHVSTHAPYMIMKGEAKVSVWMTYYDNPVYTYPSSHVWKHFLSDESQVPFLVSFSPYMSETTELSDLIIPDVTYLERHDPESMPSGLYPCLSIRQPVVKPLGGTQEFRQTLIDVARKVDPDGDLGVRRYFAFETVEAWMRAHLDNIPGLKEAGGWDYMKAKGVWPVYGKVDPGTARIVDKNGDEVEPEYGLHTKELSPAEMAAAEVDADGTIRKDGHAIGVQVNGRNCVGFGTPSRRIEIYKEGFRKYGFNPLPVYKRLPSRDKKPSEMVLVTYKVNVHTQSRTASIKYLAELYHKNPAWIGPKAAAARGIGDGDLIRITSPLGYLVTRAHVTEGIHPEVIAVSTACGHAAYGRLAQLRNREQAAEWAQGGDPDITNNVWWNDKGVHPNPIIRLAVDPIGGSQGWFDTVVSVSKAEAGDQYGDVKASVEQSLKDYEETLRYAYTGDLHRANHQEVDVDWDNLPRPELHGGSH
- the moaA gene encoding GTP 3',8-cyclase MoaA, with the translated sequence MAAERLTDRFGRGIDYLRLSVTDRCDLRCAYCRPPGRTDYHEPADWLGFGELERIVAAFARLGVRRVRLTGGEPLLRRDLPRLAERLAALPGIGDLSLSTNAIRLAPMAARLREAGVGRVNISLDTLEPGRYREVTGGGDLARVLAGIEAARTAGMAPIRINTVVMRGVNDGEIPSLVAYCMERNLTLRLIETMPVGDGGRAAAGRFLALDTVRRRILGHLPLVPDIAPGGGPARYYRIDGTDARIGFITPLSQHFCATCNRVRLDVTGNLLLCLGQEHSYPLGRLLRAGVSDAGLEEALRAAMALKPERHEFREQPAKVLRRMSMTGG
- a CDS encoding DMT family transporter gives rise to the protein MSIPAAYIGVILIWSTTPLAIKWSGEGPGWLFGVSARMALGALACLALVVLLRQRLPFDRGARRTYLAVGLGIFGGMLSVYWAAQFIPSGWISVLFGLNPMVTAVLAAFWLGERSLTPVKLAGMAAGLAGLAIIFARGATAGPGAVWGIAVVCLAVLAHATSAVWVKRLGSGVPALAQTAGGVSVAALLFVLVALVSGHAWPTALPRRALLSIAYLALMGSVVGFICYYYVLKHVEAAKVALVTLITPVLALFLGAGLNGEPVGPEVLAGTGLILAGLALHQWGGLAARRSRRLLRRAEARMIEANETAVKETDRLS
- a CDS encoding TorD/DmsD family molecular chaperone; this encodes MTRTQTVRKTRPSGAGEEERLAECRAQAALYGLVGRCLEEEVDEALLGLLRGTLAGPLAAVGLTLDAELLQAPAVPLLEALAEEYTVLFVAPGGVSPFASVFETGCMFREPADRAMAAYRAAGWDWQRRQSGEFPDHVGTLLAFVGVLAGAEAEALERADTDAATRWRQQRESFLLEEIGPWVPGWCRRAAAAAMQPFYRQLLGFSGQLLWTDLAAVAERRQLRALAELNRREPKKLDYNADFRKASGL
- the nrfD gene encoding NrfD/PsrC family molybdoenzyme membrane anchor subunit; amino-acid sequence: MFEFMEYNIAPWGHEIPVYFFLIGTAAMVFVYAAAPAVFGNVFGGVARSMEPFQRLGMVISLVLLAVCGPLLIMDLGQPGRFLYPIIHFHWTSPLSWGSLFLPLFGVCILGFLYGLLKNQAGLMRLTGILGALLALSMPLYTGLDLMVNQARELWSNPTIPLLFVILSISSGTAVVAVVQLARGQMNAQTVEFLHAFLYLALAVTLALFLAEWVVLMYGSEEQQQAWQIINTSFGLEYWGLTFVVGILAPLAIVATPRLGRNPALLTLAAVLAAVGAYTFRAVFIHAGQLTQIYY
- a CDS encoding cation:proton antiporter, producing the protein MELHLTPVLALLAVLGMGAQWLGWRLHMPAIVMLTLAGLLAGPVTGWIRPSADLGAALEPIIKLSVAAILFEGGLSLRLHELRQAAAGVRRLITLGVVFSLLLGALAAHYVGGLAWPVALVFGAIIVVTGPTVIIPLLRQARLKRRPASYLKWEGIVNDPTGAILAVLAFEYFVQAESGGLSHILLRLGLGLAVACALGGGVAWLLGWAYRRGAVPEYLKGPLALAAAFAVYALANGVLEEAGLLAATLLGVVLGNLNLPSIEEIRRFKEYIAILLVSAVFLLLTADLDPAILQKLDWRSAALLAAVLLLVRPLAIYAATVGAGMDPRERLLVAWVAPRGVVAAAVAGVFGPALEAQGYPGAELLLPLVFALILLTVVVHGFSLPWVARRLELSAKSRNGVLIVGANPWTTGLARVLNEQEVPVILVDSSWHRLRTPRLEGIRVFYGELLSEQAEQSLEFNEVGTLLAATDNDAYNALVCSRYAAELGRNRVFQLPPPGVEERESRQVARSARGLYAMAEVALYEELLAHWYRGWSFQKTRLSESFDFEACRAACPAEAIMVLLIKESGAVRFSAVDEPLKPDAGDLVVWFGPRQEKAVRGERLEEAANGDGAPAPGDEPAPS
- a CDS encoding 4Fe-4S dicluster domain-containing protein — its product is MPVGLQAPPSLGMPGKKRWAMVIDLRRCIGCMACVCADKAEYDVPLGVWRTIVKVKDTGRFPNTKRHFMPRLCNHCDNPPCVRNCPTEATYKHEDGFVLQRYERCIACRTCIAACPYNARHVLPGNRDRVKIGGVVDKCTFCQHRVEEGLLPACVQTCLGRSRIFGDLNDPDSEVSRLVAQHQVVVLKPEKGTAPQVYYIKPERVMTEQVFSAPESYAARSDAEAFYRHNRGSKFFSGVL